GTGGATATATTGATTCCATGTTTGGACGCAGAGCTTTTAAGCTTTAGCCGCTTGCAACATGACTTAAAAGAAATTGGTTTAAGTTTTCTCATCCCTGATGTGGAGCAGCTTAAAGCGCGCAATAAAGATAATTTAAACGAGTTGTGTAAAAGTGCAGGTATTCGCCATCCTGAAACCAAAAAAATCACCAGCGCAGAGTTCTTTTATAACTGCCATGAAGATGGTTGGAAGTACCCCATGGTGGTTAAAGGTGTATTTTATGATGCTACAGTGGTCAATAATGCGGATGAAGCAGCCGATGCCTTTAAAAAAATTGTTGCCAGCTGGGGTTATCCTGTGCTTGTACAGCGTTATGTTGAAGGTTATGAAGTTAATCTCACTGCGATTGGTGATGGTAAAGGCAACTTACTTGGTTCGGTGATGATGCGTAAACAAGCCGTCACCGATAAAGGAAAGGCTTGGGCGTGCGTGACCGTGCGAGATCAAACATTAGAAGATGATGCCTTAAAACTTGTGCAACATTTGCAGTGGAAAGGCCCGTTAGAAGTAGAAATGCTTAAAGAAAAAGATGGGCAGTATTTACTGATTGAGATTAACCCAAGGTTCCCTGCTTGGATTTACTTAACAGCAGCGGCAGGTAGTAATTTACCAGCCATGTTGGTGGAAATGATTTCTGGAAAAATGCCTGAACAAAAGAAACCACAGGTGGGGGCAATGATGATTCGTTATGCAAAAGAAACAGTGATTGACTTACAAACCTTTGAATCCATGGCAATGACAGGCAGTTACCAAGCAAGGGTTGGAGAGCAAGGAGATAAAGATGAGTGAAAGACAAGCTTGGCAAAAACCAACATTAACGCCGCACAGGATTGGTGCGCTCAATAAGTTTGGTAACGTGAACAACACACAGTTTCAAGAATATTTTGAAGGCGTGGCGATTGCAGATTTAATTGAGAAATATGGTTCCCCACTTTTTGTTTTATCCGAAAGCAGATTGCGCGCCAATGTACGTAAGTTATTTCGTGCATTTGAAACAAGGTATGCGGATGTGGTGTACAGTTGGTCGTATAAAACCAACTATTTGGGGGCAGTATGCACCACATTACATCAAGAAGGTGCATGGGCTGAAGTGGTATCAGCATTTGAATATGAAAAAGCGCGGTCGCTGGGTGTGTCTGCTGAGAAAATTTTGTTTAATGGACCACATAAAGAACGCGCAATTTTAGAACGCGTAGTGGAAGAAGGTGCGCGCATCCACCTTGACCATTTGGATGAGCTTTATTTGTTGGAAGATGTTGCCAAAACAGCAGGTAAACAAGTAGATGTCACCATGCGCTTGAATTTTGATACAGGTTTTACCGAAGCATGGAGTCGTTTTGGCTTTAATTTAGAATCGGGGCAAGCCATGGATGCTGCACGCATTCTTGGAGAGAGTGAACATTTGAACTTGGCTGGTTTACACAGCCATTTGGGTACATTTGTGCTTGACCCACGTGCTTACGCGGCACAAATACGCATCATGTGTGGTTTTATGGACTTGGTCGAAACCAAGACGGGTTGTCATATCCAAAGTATTGATATTGGTGGTGGTTTTGCCTCAATGAACTCATTGCATGGCACATATTTACCACCGGAACAAGTTGTGCCCAGCTTTGATCAATATGCCGAAGCGATTTGTAATGCGCTCAACGATGCAACGCGTGAACGAGATGTGCGAGGTTTGGGTCGCCCGCGTTTGATTTTGGAAAGTGGTCGTGCGGTAGTCGATGATGCAGAAATCTTGATTACATCAGTGATTGCCAATAAACGTATGCCTGATGGTAGGCGCTCTATGGTGATTGATGCTGGCGTAAATGTTTTATTCACAGGGTTCTGGTATAATCATCAGGTTACACCTACGCGCCCCTTGGAAGGTGTGGCTGAGGATACCATTCTTTATGGACCATTATGCATGAATATTGATGTGATGCGTTCATCGGTGATGCTGCCACCCATGAATGTGGGGGATACATTGGTATTTAGTCCTGTGGGTGCATACAACAATACGCAATGGATGCAATTTATTGAGTATCGCCCTAATGTGGTGATGATAGATGAGCATCAACAGGTATCGGTGATTCGGGCTGCAGAAGATTTGTCTGTGGTGACAGCGCAAGAATCGATTCCCGAACATCTTGTTAGCATTCAAAGTAAGAAATAACAAATGAAAGCACCTACTTTAAAGCTCTACAACGATTTGGTGGGTATGCTAAGGGCATACGCATCCATTTTATTTGCAGAAAAACCTTGGGTAGGTGCGCTTTTTGTGCTGGCAACTTTATGGTTTCCCAATACGGGTCTTGCAGGGTTATGGGCTGCGATTGTAGGCATGACGACTGCGGCACTGCTGAAGTTTCGCAACTTAGAAAGTGGTTTGCATGTGTATAATAGTTTGTTGGTCGGTTTATCGCTGGGCGCTTATTATTATGTGGATGTGCATCTGTTGCTGCTGATTTCATTTGCATCGGTTTTGGCAGTGTTTGTGACCGTGGCAGTCTCTGATATAACTTGGCGTTTAAACCGATTGCCCGCATTGAGCCTACCCTTTGTGGTTGTGGCATTGATGGCAACTTTAGCTGCACAAAGTTATGGTACATTAAGTCGGTATTTGGTGCCTATGGCACCCCATGATATGTTTGTTTCAGCGGCAGTTGACCAGTTTTTCACATCATTGGGCTCTGCCTTTTTTACACCTCATCCCTTTGCAGGTTTATTGATGTTTATTGGGCTGGCGTGGACATCACGTTATCTCGCATTCCTTGCAATGACGGGCTTTTTATTTGGCTTTTCCACTTATACTTATCTTTCTGGAAGCCCGCATCCTGATTTGGTGGCGTGGAACGGTTTTAATTTTATTTTGGTTGCTATGGCGATTGGTGGTTTGTTTACAGTGCCTAGTAAAGCCAGCTTTATACTTGCGATGCTGGGATCGGTGATTGCGGCATTGGTTACGGCATCAAGTGAAACATTTATGTTGGTGTATGGTTTACCCGTCATGGCATTACCTTTTTTAATTACGACCTTGACCATGTTACTCGCTTTAACCCACCGACCTGCAACATCGAATTTACAGCTTACGTTAGATGCGCCAGCATTACCTGAAATTAGTTATGAGCGGGCTAGGCTTGCCAAAGCTAGGCAAGGTGAGTTTGGTAGTGTTCCAGTGCGCGCACCTTTTTTTGGTGCATGGCAAATTTATCAAGGTTTTGATGGTAAACATACCCATCAAGAACCCTGGCAACATGCTTTAGATTTTTATATTACTGAACATGAACAAAGTTACCGTAGTCATGGTAGAACCTTAGATGATTATTATTGTTTTGGGTTGCCGGTTGTCGCACCGGTTGAAGGTTATGTCGTCAAAACTTTAGATACATTATCGGATAACCCACCCGGTGAGGTAGATACGGAAAACAACTGGGGTAACCATGTGCTTATTCGCATGCACAATGGTTTGTATCTTTTATTGGCGCACTTAAAGCAAGGCAGTATTGAAACTCATATTGGGGCTTATGTGACTGTGGGTACTCGGCTTGCGGCATGTGGTAGCTCTGGTAGGTCACCACAACCGCATTTGCACATGCATGTGCAGTGGGGGGATGTGCTTGGTGGGCATACGCATGCATTTCACCTGACATCGGTGTTACAACAAGATAAACAAGATGCAACACCTGATTTTAGGTTGTTTAGCCAACCTTCAGAAGGGCAAAGTGTGATTGCAGCAAAGTATGATCCTGCGTTGCGTGAGTGTTTGAACTTGTCTGTTGGTCGTAAATTGACCTACCAAGTCGAATATCAAGGTGAACAATGTCAGCGTACTTTGCATGTGGAGCTAAGTTTACTTGGTGAGTTGCATTTGGTTTCAGACCGAGGCGCAAAGGCTACATTTACCACGCAAGATAATATATTAGCTTTTTATAATCGCCAAGGTAAGACAGACTTATTTTTTGATGCGTGGTTGTTAACGATGGGTTTAACTCCGCTTCAAGAAGGTAATATTCATTGGCACGATGAACCACCTTTGGCATTACTCCCTTTGTCCATGCGCCAATATTTATATGCTGTTTTATCACCTGCTTTAACCAAGGGTATGCAGAGTGAGTACCAACGGCAGTGGCAGGGTGGTGTATGGGTTCAACGTGGAAGACACCAGTTTAAGAATATGTTTTTGCAGACCTCGTTTGAAACTAAGGCTGAAATTCAGCCAAAACTAGGCTGTATGTCGTTTGTTTTTAAGGGTGAGAACCTAAAGTTACAAGCGAGTTTGCTTGAAATTGCACAACAAGGCGATGCGGGTATTCCTGCATGGCAAATCACTGCGGAGGATAAAAAGATGTTATGAAGAAGAAACTAAGTCGATATAGTTTAGTAACCTTGTTTAGCTTGTCGTTAAGCCCCTTGGCATACGCTGATGGCTGGTCAGGTTATGTGGATGCATCACTGTTGGCAGGCGCGTATTCAGGCGCTACCACGCGAACAGCTATCAATACTTATGGTGCAAGTTTGCGTTTGGATTACCTAGAGAGGGCAGGCGTTAAGTTGGCAGG
This genomic stretch from Ghiorsea bivora harbors:
- a CDS encoding alanine racemase, giving the protein MSERQAWQKPTLTPHRIGALNKFGNVNNTQFQEYFEGVAIADLIEKYGSPLFVLSESRLRANVRKLFRAFETRYADVVYSWSYKTNYLGAVCTTLHQEGAWAEVVSAFEYEKARSLGVSAEKILFNGPHKERAILERVVEEGARIHLDHLDELYLLEDVAKTAGKQVDVTMRLNFDTGFTEAWSRFGFNLESGQAMDAARILGESEHLNLAGLHSHLGTFVLDPRAYAAQIRIMCGFMDLVETKTGCHIQSIDIGGGFASMNSLHGTYLPPEQVVPSFDQYAEAICNALNDATRERDVRGLGRPRLILESGRAVVDDAEILITSVIANKRMPDGRRSMVIDAGVNVLFTGFWYNHQVTPTRPLEGVAEDTILYGPLCMNIDVMRSSVMLPPMNVGDTLVFSPVGAYNNTQWMQFIEYRPNVVMIDEHQQVSVIRAAEDLSVVTAQESIPEHLVSIQSKK
- a CDS encoding urea transporter gives rise to the protein MKAPTLKLYNDLVGMLRAYASILFAEKPWVGALFVLATLWFPNTGLAGLWAAIVGMTTAALLKFRNLESGLHVYNSLLVGLSLGAYYYVDVHLLLLISFASVLAVFVTVAVSDITWRLNRLPALSLPFVVVALMATLAAQSYGTLSRYLVPMAPHDMFVSAAVDQFFTSLGSAFFTPHPFAGLLMFIGLAWTSRYLAFLAMTGFLFGFSTYTYLSGSPHPDLVAWNGFNFILVAMAIGGLFTVPSKASFILAMLGSVIAALVTASSETFMLVYGLPVMALPFLITTLTMLLALTHRPATSNLQLTLDAPALPEISYERARLAKARQGEFGSVPVRAPFFGAWQIYQGFDGKHTHQEPWQHALDFYITEHEQSYRSHGRTLDDYYCFGLPVVAPVEGYVVKTLDTLSDNPPGEVDTENNWGNHVLIRMHNGLYLLLAHLKQGSIETHIGAYVTVGTRLAACGSSGRSPQPHLHMHVQWGDVLGGHTHAFHLTSVLQQDKQDATPDFRLFSQPSEGQSVIAAKYDPALRECLNLSVGRKLTYQVEYQGEQCQRTLHVELSLLGELHLVSDRGAKATFTTQDNILAFYNRQGKTDLFFDAWLLTMGLTPLQEGNIHWHDEPPLALLPLSMRQYLYAVLSPALTKGMQSEYQRQWQGGVWVQRGRHQFKNMFLQTSFETKAEIQPKLGCMSFVFKGENLKLQASLLEIAQQGDAGIPAWQITAEDKKML
- a CDS encoding ATP-grasp domain-containing protein, which codes for MSKPSKKVTIAVTGMNAKPDNPGPGLAVARCLRMAYGDDIRIVGLGYDVLDPGLYLDVCDVSYLLPYPSAGEHQLVERLAYIQVQESVDILIPCLDAELLSFSRLQHDLKEIGLSFLIPDVEQLKARNKDNLNELCKSAGIRHPETKKITSAEFFYNCHEDGWKYPMVVKGVFYDATVVNNADEAADAFKKIVASWGYPVLVQRYVEGYEVNLTAIGDGKGNLLGSVMMRKQAVTDKGKAWACVTVRDQTLEDDALKLVQHLQWKGPLEVEMLKEKDGQYLLIEINPRFPAWIYLTAAAGSNLPAMLVEMISGKMPEQKKPQVGAMMIRYAKETVIDLQTFESMAMTGSYQARVGEQGDKDE